The sequence ACTCATATGTTTGATGACTGTTTTACTAGCCGTATTACGAATGGCAAGTGCCGTTAAGCCCAAACCACCAGTGATGGCGACGGTTATATCGCCTGCTTCAGTGAAAGGTTGAAAGGACAATCCTGCTATCATAAAGGCGCTTAAAAATAGCGCTTCTGCCAAAAATAAATGACTGAGTACTAACGTTTGCTTCCGACTTTTATCAATGTATATTTTGGTAATAACCACCGTTATTATAAAAAGTGGCACCGATGCCAGCTTGATCCACAAGCCATCTTCACCTTTAACCAAACCGCTACCAGCCAGTACTAAGTTACCCGTGACATGAGCGGTAAAAAAGCCAAATAAAGTGATGAAGCCAATGGTATCAATCGCCCCACCAACTATCGTTA is a genomic window of Psychrobacter cibarius containing:
- a CDS encoding YoaK family protein, translating into MLLTIVGGAIDTIGFITLFGFFTAHVTGNLVLAGSGLVKGEDGLWIKLASVPLFIITVVITKIYIDKSRKQTLVLSHLFLAEALFLSAFMIAGLSFQPFTEAGDITVAITGGLGLTALAIRNTASKTVIKHMSPTVLMTGNTTQLGIGLSDYIANRSADNAKKLGHSAALVISFVIGALLGAVLYVNLSYWAVGLFVIPVLYLSLLARNPEFLQHIS